A window of Pseudomonas putida genomic DNA:
CGAACCACGCTCCCGGCCCACGCCCAGCTGGCTACCGAAATGAAACAGATCGGCCCGTAGATCCAGGCGAACAGCCACAGCAGCTGCTGCTCACCGCCGGTGTAGGCACCCACCCCGGCCACTGCTGCCAGCCATGCCTTGGGGTTGAGCCATTGCATCGCCGCGCCGTGCCAGGCCGAAGGGGCCTGGGTGGGATGAGCGCTGCCCAGTTGCCCGTCGTCGCTGGCCAGCTTCCATGCCATGTACAGCAGGAACGCCACGCCGCCTCCGTGCAACAGGAGGCCCAGCAAAGGCCAGCGCAGCAG
This region includes:
- a CDS encoding LysE family translocator, which codes for MSLSLSMAAFALAASISPGPVNIVALGSGARHGLRASLAHVTGATLGFCLLLVLVGLGLHQLLLRWPLLGLLLHGGGVAFLLYMAWKLASDDGQLGSAHPTQAPSAWHGAAMQWLNPKAWLAAVAGVGAYTGGEQQLLWLFAWIYGPICFISVASWAWAGSVVRQYLDNPRHMRLLNRGLAVLLVGSAVYLVMQG